The Moorena producens PAL-8-15-08-1 genomic interval GTAAGAGCGCACCTAGGGAGATTTTACCTCTACTGTCATGGGTGCAAACCAAAAGCAACAATCCCCGTCTCTGAGCGAGCGGGGATTGTCAATTAACCCAAAGGTTCAACTGAGCCATTATTTGACTATGCGCTTCCAGGGAGCAAAGCCATTTTCAACACCTTTAAGACTAGCAGCCAAGCTGGGGTAATGTCTGAGCACAATACTAATGAAAGTGTTCTTTTCAATCCAGTCCAGACCAAATTGAGTATAGATTTCGGCAGTGTAATCCTTGGTAAAGAAGCGATCGCTTTTCAGTCGTCGGGATGCCATCAGGATGAATATCCGAAAAGCGGTATCGCTGAAACCAAATCCCTTAGGAGGATTCTCGGCAAACATACCTATCATTAGGTCTACACTATCGATATCATTGTTGTAAACCTCCCGCAATTCTTTCGCCCATTCTGGCTTATCAGTGATTTCCTCGAAGGATTTGGCTCGATCGCGACCAATTAGTTCTCGGAACTGGTTGTAGCGGGGAACTCCTCGCTCCCGATCTCTGAGGATATCTACAGCAGCTAAGTCAAATACTTCACCGTTGTCCCTCACTAGCTGCTGCAATTTCTTTGGATAATTGTAAAGGGTGACAGCACCAGGGTGGCTGATTCCAAAAGAGTAGAATAAATCAGCTATATCTACCTGTTCGAGAATGGCACGTGAGCGCTTGCCGGAAACTTCAAAAAAGTCTTTCGTCAGCACCTCTTTACCGTCTTGAACCGAGTAAAACTGGAATTCATCGGGGATGAGGGGATGCATCCGATACACAGAAACGAATTCTTCGGTGAGGTAGTAGGGAGCACTGTGGTGGTCAGTAGATGAGCCGATAATCCCGCTGACTACTTCATTGTCCCCAAGACGCCCAAAACGATTTTTGAATTCCTCACCCAACATACCCCACCAATTCCATCTCATGGCAACTTGCAAGGCGGGATGTCCCAGGATGCCCGGAGTCCATTCCACAGTATGAATTTTAGCCAGCAAGGCAGCATTAATCAGTCGAGCGTGGTCGAACAGGTCATCATCTGTCCAGTCAGGGTATTGTTTTTTGAGATGATCACAGATAGTGTTGTGCTCTTTGACGAACAGGATATGCAACATGCTTAGTCCTATCCACCAGTTATCGTCAAAGCCCACAATATCGACTCCTTTCTCTGGGTTGACAGGTAACAAACCGTCATCACCAATGATCATCTTACCATCGACATGGCTACGGACTTTATCAATAGTTTCCTGATTACTGCCATAGATTTGGGAAGCATCCCACCAGTGAGTTTCTTGGTTGATAAAGGTTGGGGGATTTTTGGTATCGTCTTCAGAACGAGTAGGGTCTTTTGGAGTTTTTTCGATTTCCAGAGGTCGATGCTCTTTGGGCCAGGGGTCATCCTGTTCCAGAGGAATCTCGATTTTGTCTTCGGAATCATTAAAGGTATGAGAAAACCAATCGTGAGTCTGGAATTGAATCCAAGCTGCAGCTGTTAGGTTTAAGGTCGAAGCTGGGACAAATTCATCCCGCGTCAATAACTTCCGACTGATCGTACGGGGGTTGGGATTGAGTAAATTCTTTTCGTCGGGGTAAGCGTGTTTCAGGGCTACATTGCGTCCAAAGCGGGTGCCAGCCATCCCCATTTTGGGATCATTGGGGTCATTAAATGAACCATCCGCTGTGCGAATTTTAAGATGGCGACCATCAGGACTAGGAGTCGGTTCAGGGGGCTCCCCTTTTGTGGGTAATTGGGAGGTATCGTGCAGGTTTTCTTCCCGCATATTCTCGCGGAATTTATTTAATTTGAACAGGGCTAGAGGAGTAGGAAACTTATGCCAAGGTTTCTTTGCCATTTTGCTAATTCCTTTAGTTTTTATTACCGAGGTATTTAGTGTTTTAGCTTAGGGAGTGTCAGGAATTACGGTCAGAGCTTACTGCTCACTACTAAGCTTAGGTGAATAGGACTGAGCCTGATCTTAATTAATGCTTAATTCACCGTTGTCTAGCTCTTTCTATTTCTTAGTTTTTTTATGTTCATCATAACTCATTAATTTATAAATTAAAGAGGATTGACTAATAAATCTAGTGTTGTATAATTGTCTGGGATTGACAGTACCCATCTTGGGTACTCTTTGCAGATAAGTTCACTGTCAAGAAATTCCACAGTCAACCGTCAAGGGTTAACAAATTGGATATCCTGTTCTTGGAAGTACGCTGGTAGAGGGTCTCGGGAGAGTAGATTGGTTTTGGATGTGAGCTGCTGCTGGTCTAGGAGAATTGCGATCGCACTCTTACACACAAACAGGATCAAATCCCTTCCGGGACAAGTACGAGACCCTCTCAGAAACAAATTGGAGTAAGTCGAAGTGTCCTGATCCCTCGGATCTAGCCACCGTTGAGGTACAAACGAATCTGTGGATGGGTCTAAAGATTTTTCCCGTTGCATGATTGGGAAAAAGTGTAGAATTTCCATGTCTGGGGGAATACGGTTGTGATTAAAGGTGTCCGCAGCTGTTGTGATGTGAAACGTTCTCGTCACTGGAGGGAACAAACGACCTGTTTCCAACAAACAAGCTTCCAAATAGCCGAGCTTAGCAATGGTTGAGGCTTGCTCCACCGAACCCGCTTCCTTGATTTCCTGTCGGACCCGTTCGAGCACCTCTGGTCTAGAGGTAATCATAGTCAGGGTTCTCGCCAGCAAGTCAGTCCCTGAACCAGTAAAGGTAAACATCCAGTGGGGGATTTGTTGCAGGAGTTCCTCTTGGGTAGTGTAGGGCTTTATGCCATGAGCCATAGACAACAGGCATGGCTTTTCAGACGCTTGGCTGCCTTCCCAAAGCTGCTCAAGAGTTTCATAAAATTTTTCTAAACGCTTAGTTTCAAACCTTCCCAATAGAATCCGCTTGATCGGATTTCCAACCATTGAGAATAACACCTGTATATCCTTGATCAACCGCTCAGGAGCAACATTTTCCCCAAACACAATGCCCAGCATTGCCTGACCCATACATTTCCGGATATCCTCAATGTTGGATACTGGCTTTGAAAAAGCACGATGTACCTGTTCGAGGAAAGCCTGTTGGTACTGGTGCTGGCAACCTGTGCCAAGCACTCCCTCGTTATAAGGTCTCAGGCGTTGCCACTGCTGATCATGGCTGATAGTGAGGGCGTTGGGGGCAAGGAAAGACATACCATCCTTCTTGAGATTGCCTTCGATATAGCCTTGGCTGTTCGGTGAATCTTGTAAAATGTGGTCTGATAAGTCACGCCCAGATACTAGCAAGACTTTCTTGAGAAGAAAGTTTAGAATGACATTTTTACTACCATAGCGTTTGATGACATCACCAATCCAACCCCCTAATACTTTTTCAAGGTCGAAACCACCGGGGTTACGGATAAAGCCACTGGCTAGATTACCCAGAAGCCGTAACAAGTCGAGTACATTGGTAGAAGGGTAGGTGTTCATTATTCATTGCTCATTATTTCGTTGACAAATCTTACTTGAGGCTTTCCAGCAGACTTATCCATTGCTTCTATTTTCCTTAAGGCTATCAGCAGGTGCGACCCGTGATGGCGAACGCGCCCCGCGTGACCTACGGTCAAGGGATTGCTCGCCATCACGGAAAGCGCACCTATTAAGCTAGAATTTCTCAATCCACTGGCTGATCAGAACTAGTGGCTCCTTTCTTGCATGCTTCTCACCACTTGGGTTACTAGATTTCGGGGCATAAATCTTATACTCAGGGCAAGCAACTGGTTTTTGAGACCAGGGACAACAACAGTTCGATTTTTCATCAGACCAAGATAGCCAATCCTAGCAACAGTTTCAGCATTCATAATCTTTTGTCCACTAACCATCTTAGAGTCTTCCATGTTTGCCCGAGCTTGAAAACCCGATTCTGTTGGTCCTGGACACAGAGTAGTTACCGTCACCCCTGAACCCTTTAGTTCATTGGCAATTGCCTCAGAAAAGGATAGGACATAGGATTTCGTAGCATAATAGACTGCCATCAACGGACCAGGCTGAAACGCTGCTGTGGAGGCAATATTTAAAATTTTTCCATACTGTTGTTGCACCATAGCTGGCAGAAATAATTTGGTCAAATGGGTCAGGGCTACTATGTTTAGCTGCATCATGTCTAGTTCAGTAGCCAGGTCTGTTTCAGCAAAAGCTCCATAGGTAGCAAATCCTGCGTTGTTGACTAGTGCATCAACCTTAATCCCTTCCGCTTGGAGCTGGTCAAAAATCTCCTGTGCAGCTCCTGGAACTGACAAATCCTTCGGAATAACCCTGACAAATGTCCCAAATTTTTCCCTAAAATCCTCGGCCAGTTGAGATAGTTTTGACTCACTTCTGGCAACTAGTACTAACTTGTAGCCATCGCGAGCAAATAACTTAGTAAATTCATAACCAATTCCACTGGATGCACCAGTAATCAGAGCCGTTTTGGGAAGATCCTTTACCTGATTTTTTAGATTCATTTGAGGTGTCTTTTAACAAAAATTAACTCAGGAAATCTTGAAGAATTATTTCGATAGCTTTTCCAAAGGATTTGGAAACAAAGATGATAGGTTTTTGATATTTACCAAAATCCCTATATCCTTGATTAGCTCTTGCCTTTTGACTCTTACCTTTTGCCTTTCCCTAAGGGATTATGTTCACAACTCAAATGGAAATGCTATTTAGGTTATAGTGATCCACTAGCAGTTGTAACTTAAATTACATTTTAAGCAGATCACCAGATCCTAGGGCAATGAAAAATCAAACCAATGAACCAAGCAGAGGGACTATAGTTGAGGTATAGCATACTTTTGAGAAATTTAGGGAGAATGGAGACCCTAGCTGAAGTAGGTGGTTCAGTTGCCAAAAATATCTCTATTGCCTTGATAGTTATCCTCACAGGGAGCTTTTCCAAAACCCGATTGTTGTTAAAAAACTTAATAATCATGAAATATCAATGGTCGTTAAGTCATAATGGAAAGTGTTGGAAATTATAGTTTTTCGAGGAGAGACTTAACAACATCCAACTGGGGAGCAAGATTTTGTCAGGACTTACCCAAGATTGGCTAACAAACGCCCTTATACAACTTTGTGATAGTTCAATGACTCCTCCTTTGACCCAAAGCAAGGGGATGGGGTCACAGGGGATAGTCACTGACAGTAATTTATTCCTAACCTAGGGACAGCGCGTAGCAGAGAATCGGGCATCAGACCAACTAAGCGTCACAAAATAGAAAGGACAAAAGACAAATGACACCCTTATTGTTATTTACTCTCAATAAGAGCCTTAAATAGTTTTCCTAAAAAAATATTCGGCCAGCATCTGGAATGCTAGCCATTGAGCTTGTAGCTTGCTTTATTCCGACAAAAGCCAAGATTCAACTAAATCAAATGGAAAAGGATATAATTTTTGAACCTTTGGAGTTCCGAAACTTGACCCTAAAGAATCGGATATTTCGTTCTAATATTTCTGGTCGATTTGACAACTATGATGGTTCCGGTAACCAGGCACGGATTAATTGGGAAGAGAAATTTGCCCGAGGCGGCGTCGGTGCAATCGTCTCTTCCTTTACACCCGTCCAAATCCGAGGACGAATTTTACCTAACTATGCCACGATTGACCGCGATGATCGAATTCCTTTCTGGCGCAAGGTAGGGGAAAAAGTTCATGAATATGACTGTAAGTTTTTGATGCAACTGAGCC includes:
- a CDS encoding peroxidase family protein, with translation MAKKPWHKFPTPLALFKLNKFRENMREENLHDTSQLPTKGEPPEPTPSPDGRHLKIRTADGSFNDPNDPKMGMAGTRFGRNVALKHAYPDEKNLLNPNPRTISRKLLTRDEFVPASTLNLTAAAWIQFQTHDWFSHTFNDSEDKIEIPLEQDDPWPKEHRPLEIEKTPKDPTRSEDDTKNPPTFINQETHWWDASQIYGSNQETIDKVRSHVDGKMIIGDDGLLPVNPEKGVDIVGFDDNWWIGLSMLHILFVKEHNTICDHLKKQYPDWTDDDLFDHARLINAALLAKIHTVEWTPGILGHPALQVAMRWNWWGMLGEEFKNRFGRLGDNEVVSGIIGSSTDHHSAPYYLTEEFVSVYRMHPLIPDEFQFYSVQDGKEVLTKDFFEVSGKRSRAILEQVDIADLFYSFGISHPGAVTLYNYPKKLQQLVRDNGEVFDLAAVDILRDRERGVPRYNQFRELIGRDRAKSFEEITDKPEWAKELREVYNNDIDSVDLMIGMFAENPPKGFGFSDTAFRIFILMASRRLKSDRFFTKDYTAEIYTQFGLDWIEKNTFISIVLRHYPSLAASLKGVENGFAPWKRIVK
- a CDS encoding cytochrome P450 — its product is MNTYPSTNVLDLLRLLGNLASGFIRNPGGFDLEKVLGGWIGDVIKRYGSKNVILNFLLKKVLLVSGRDLSDHILQDSPNSQGYIEGNLKKDGMSFLAPNALTISHDQQWQRLRPYNEGVLGTGCQHQYQQAFLEQVHRAFSKPVSNIEDIRKCMGQAMLGIVFGENVAPERLIKDIQVLFSMVGNPIKRILLGRFETKRLEKFYETLEQLWEGSQASEKPCLLSMAHGIKPYTTQEELLQQIPHWMFTFTGSGTDLLARTLTMITSRPEVLERVRQEIKEAGSVEQASTIAKLGYLEACLLETGRLFPPVTRTFHITTAADTFNHNRIPPDMEILHFFPIMQREKSLDPSTDSFVPQRWLDPRDQDTSTYSNLFLRGSRTCPGRDLILFVCKSAIAILLDQQQLTSKTNLLSRDPLPAYFQEQDIQFVNP
- a CDS encoding SDR family NAD(P)-dependent oxidoreductase; this translates as MNLKNQVKDLPKTALITGASSGIGYEFTKLFARDGYKLVLVARSESKLSQLAEDFREKFGTFVRVIPKDLSVPGAAQEIFDQLQAEGIKVDALVNNAGFATYGAFAETDLATELDMMQLNIVALTHLTKLFLPAMVQQQYGKILNIASTAAFQPGPLMAVYYATKSYVLSFSEAIANELKGSGVTVTTLCPGPTESGFQARANMEDSKMVSGQKIMNAETVARIGYLGLMKNRTVVVPGLKNQLLALSIRFMPRNLVTQVVRSMQERSH